Part of the Ornithodoros turicata isolate Travis chromosome 6, ASM3712646v1, whole genome shotgun sequence genome, TGAAACGTTacgactgtttttcttttttttttttatgtttgagTGGAACGTCTTATTCAGCGTCTGTGCAGGCACGCTTACTGAAAAGCGCAATAGGATGAGAGAGGCTAACAGTCGAACGAGAGTGTCTAAGCTGTATGATATATATTCtgcttgttctttttctttttgcaaagCTCTTTTCTCTCAAAATTGTTTCATCACAAAGTATAGTTGCTGTGTGGATTGTTCACGTAAGGGAGATTTCGATGTTGCAGATTTCGTGGGACTTCTTATTTTCGGTTCAAGTACGGGGTAAAGTAAcgcgtttctttttttagtaacaGTGTCGATATCGGTATCTCGCTACTTTTTCGCAACGCTTTCGGGTAAAAAAGCGCGTTCGTTATACGAGCAAATACGGTATGCCCATACTTGTATACGTCACAAAACAAACGTAACTGCATACTGTTACTCGTTactaacgagttacttttcCGTTACAAATCATGTTGCAGAACGCCAAATTCTGCTATCATGCTTTAGTTTTCACCGATACTTCATACTGAATTTACTTTCAGTAGCTCTTGCAGCTCAAAATGTCTATAGCTTatttttctgctttttctttaGAATGCATCAGCGGCGAAACTCAACACACGCTCAACGGAAGCACTTGAAGGAACAGACGTATCaacctcaaaaaaaaaaaaaaaaaaaagttcatgcACACGAGGGAAGTGGGCTTTTCATTACGGAAAGGCCATAATCCCCCGTAGTATGAAGAAATTCCGTCAGCTCCTGGTCACCGTAGACCGCGGTGCACTTGCGGAACCCTTGCGCAAAaggacgacaaaaaaaaaaagaaagtaacgGGTAAAAGAAGTAACGGGTTATCAATTTTTTGTAACGAAATACGTTACTACGGTTACAGTTTCTTGGAAAGTAGCTAAGCCGTTACTTCGCTGCCAAAAAAGTTACAAGTAACGCGCGACATACAACTCGGCGTGCGCCCTTCAAAATCACGCTTCTGTCGTTGTGTGTCTATGTTGACCAGCTTTCACGTGATGGAGTTGTCCATGATGCTGTCACGCTCATATCTCATGGTCCCCAATGGCTTTTCCAAGTAGATGTCATGTactttaaagtgacagtccggtcgaaaacacaGGTCCGGGAAACACTGCCTTCCGATTTCTAATATTCCTCACAACtgctgtgcaaaatatttctgaAGAAATCGTaacgcacgatttataatcgatttttttttttttctatgccgcagttggtcctgcgtaaaggccgcagcgagctctcgcgtgacgtgcataaaagcaatgccgcacgtgacttgcgcatgcctgtttgcgcgatacttggttgttgcgtgctagcgTTTGCCCATTATGAGTAGCAATCATACGTTATGCAGAgcaaaatgcagagtagcgtcaatgtaaacacaggtatcacgacccAGCCTTCgattcagtacactcatagaaagAAACACCTGTCTGcgttcccagcaacggcgcagtcctccgctcgACTTTCTCCcttggggacgtcatgctcacgtgacggctgacgtacatagaggatccttggggcaaggagtatgggAGGGAGAAAAAGCCTACAGTTTGCAAtacgagggagaaaaacgaaacaggatgtcttcagaggagtagtTTTTATTCTggttctcgaaaaccacgccaggGAACTTACTTCTTGGTAATGGAAGTGCgagagcgtgttggttggttGTTGCACTGAAACATGATGAGGCAACGCGACGGAGACACAGACAGAGGACGCGCGCGCACAACGCTATCCGTGTATGTGTCATTTGTGTCAGTGCCTGTGTCGCGTTGTCTGGTGTTTCAGTTATTGGCAGCAATTCTTGCAAGTCTAAAAACCGTAGCTAGATAAGCAAGTAAACCAGAAAGAAAAACATAGACAATCAAAATTAACGACGCGTTAATTCTCTTTACTGAAGCAGATTattccagtttttcaaacatTATCCTTCAATAAAGTGCGAAACAGAATAAAATAGCCAGTCGTCCTTACAGCCGTTGACGTCTACATGGTGGTACAACTTGATAGTTGGACTCAACCTGCAATTAAAACGGTAAAGATTTCAAGATTCAAGAAAGGTGAAATTCGACCGTCTGCACAACTCTACGTACCAGCACAGGTCTTAGTGCAGTCCCTGAGGCGCCTGAAGTTATTCGCGTCTCTCGATGCGGAACAGTTGGTTTGGAACTGCATGCATTGTCCTCTAGCGGTGTTGAAATAATAACGCGTCCTTTGTCTGCGTCCACCGCAGTTTCTGGGTTCCCGTACCTTGCAGACAGATGCCAGAGGCGCTGAAAGACAGGTAGAAGGATGCATATGGTGCCATTATTACACCGGTTTTGTTACCGGGTTACGTAGACAGAACCCAGCGTTACGGTACCGAAACTCGAACACGTCTAGAATCGGTGTTCAATTTGTGTCCTTAGACTTCAAGTGAAGAAGGAGTTGCGTTGGGGTTATGTGTTTACCTCCCTACGCTCTCTTGTTCCTCAACGCGCCTTGAAGAGATCCTAGGCACGAAACGTCCTTCAGGGtggaacgaaggtacacgtaagacgCCGTACGCAGCCGTAAACGCTGTAATATGGCCTTTAATTACGTACACGGCACATTCGTTATAGCTTATAGGAGACACACGTCAAAATTCGTTATGGCATTGGAGGTTCGTTGTGACAAGGATCGAAGTGCTCACGACCAAGAAAACGTTGTTGCTTGTAAAAATTACAAATGCGTTCCGTTTAACTACAGTCAGGTTCTGACGACAGCGTGGGGCAACTTTTTTTCATTAGTGCAAAAGTGGGCAATGCATTTTCAAAGCCACCGTTTTTCATTAACGTTCTATAGCACATCGCGTTAGCCTCGGTTCCCAGCACATGTAGCTAGTACCTTACCCATGCATGTCCGCTGACAGGCCTCTAATGTCTCGAACTTGTTTCTGCCTCCTTCATTCATGCACCCTCTGAAAGTAAACGCACGACATTTCCCCCTGGTGTAGTAATACAGTCTGTGGCGCTCTCTGCAACTGCCTCTGGGACGTCCAGACAGGTTGCAGATGTCTCCGCCTTCACTGTCTTGATTCCTCCTGGACCTTGCTGTAGCGTTggcaaaagagagagaaagcgttaaaggaggtaagaactcctatttgcagctatttagttacgggtgtaataggtgtaatagtGTCcctctacgcttcgtaattctatttacaagttcttgttcaatacttctccttcgtAACGGGTGCAGCGGTAATACAAAAAacgcatcccccccccccccgatacaGGCGAGCAGACGTACCGCCATcgagatacctctatccattgttacgtcatttgcagtattgtagcacccaatcgacgccaacgcggaggtacacacaacgtcgtctgctctagtCTGTCGGAGagcagtgtagaagcagcaagAAAAAGTGACGAACTTACGCGGATTGGTAATAAGGACTAAAATGCTGCACAGAAAATGTGGCACCGTACAATATAGTTCTGCGCTTCATTCGTTTGACGCGCCTTGTTCTCTACGATGTGGTGCAGTTCACTTTCTTTCTGccagtgacgacgacgacggcggcAGCACACAGCGTAGGCATTTCGTCTACAAAGCTCGCgggcacctttctttctttctgcacaTGCTTTTTGGGATAAACCCTAAAATATGAAGATAAGAAAGGCTCACTTTCAAAAACAGTGGCGTACCGAACGATCTTGGAACAGAGCCGAGTTAACCGCGATCGCATTGGTTGGACACGGACCTATCGGATTCATCTACACtgaaggtgtcacagccaacaagttaaaatcgtcGTTTGgcgccgacacagtcggcgggcgaGCTTGGTCGAGTTCATAGATCGAGGACTTTCTCCAAACTGTAGATCTCGGTTACCTGTTGGAAGCCCTGGGTTTGATATTTACCCACAAAAAACAATAGAAATAATACAAATGGACTTTCAAATTTACTTTTGATTTTTAGAGGAATATGTGCAAAACGAAATCGGGATCAGTGCAAGAAGTACCGAGCGGTATATTTGGGACGGGTTGTCGACGTCTTACATAAATTGTAGTTAcaattggaaatgaaagaaaaatatggagatgttactTTCGACCCAGCCAAGACATCTACttcaaaacgcgtttgtgggtggaaaacTAATGCCAGAAGAAATGAAATTACGTGTTAACGTGAAACTACATGCATTTGGTGAGGGACAACTGTTCAGCTCAACCGAAATGCTTTCTTAGCGGTATGTTTCATCATATGCGCGGCTTTGGAACGAAGCAATATATATTCATTGTTGATAACATCAAAGACGTCATGCTGTTACTTGTGCAAGTCACCATTGCTCAGTACTACATCAGAGCACGAATCATGGTAGCAAAGGAACAGTCACAATATTGTAGTCAGCTGACACTACTGATGCTCGTATTACTGAATGTAAATTGTTATTGGAAAGTATACATGCGAGTAATGCTCTCACGCTGCGTATAAAGTACACAAGTACGCAAAAACGTGTGCAAATGAGTGAATTCGAGAAACCGTGCTGTGGCCATTATGCTCTTCGGATGTTAATGCTTCTTCGGGGTCATTGACCATTTTCGAACAGTTTAAATTACTTTGGGtcaaaagcttacggaacgcGTGAGAATCAGTGCCAGAGTCAGCCAGTCGATAAGCGGGAAATCGAAATCGCCGAGTAAGGCAGTCTTAAAGACTGGAGAAGCGGTAGTGTCTGAAAGTCATAGTAGAGTGACAAGTCCTATATGATATCCTGAGGACGATAGACGGACACAAGAACGAGATTAGAATATATCATATTGCAGTGACGATCGCCTATCGAAATCGAGGCGTCAGTGTGTATTGTCAAGATCGTAAATTGTTTCAACTgccacactctaaggaaaaaaaaaaaaacaagtaaaatggagagtaattgcagcttctagtccccgagactgcaattactctccattttagtcccctaaccccgacatttactatccaggactgcaaattgtcacaaaacttcacaaatggtcttccgaatgcaacagtcaaCGTAAACATGTGCTCTTCGTCAATTTGAATGTATAAGACTCGCATAACCTAGACAACTTCACAGTCTTCCGCCCATACAgtgtaagaaacagttagcggtTCCTTCTTCACAAACAGCGCCCTATGTCTATGTGGCAAAATTTTATATAACACTCAATATATTTTATATATCACTCTTTGGTATATCACGGTTGGCGGTTTGATTCGAAGAATTCTCATTCATGCACACCAATcatgtacttgggactcttagaacatagcgtgaaatgcagtctccagtctgtgacattcatttactcgcGTGCAtatactcccgaaagggactattttttgtggtaGTACATGTAGTCCCCAAAAGAAGTAAAATTactgcgtctttttttcttaaagtgaGAACAATAAagtcaaaattacaagttgcaGTATCATCGCGTCAAGCAAGTTCCACAAGGAACGATGTTTCCACAAAACTAACATCGAATGTGTTCTGAACGGACTTCGAATATTCTGAGTCTGGGCAGCATATCACATTGCATCGTCGTTAAACTCACCAGGGATCGCTCCGATAAAAAGGAACAGGAATATCACTCTCATCTTCAGCTCAGCTTACGACGCACTCTCGGGTGAATAGCGTATTGTGCGTTCGTGTCTCTTCGTCAACCCTATGGGTGCGTCATTCTTACGTGCTGGCCTACCAAGAATTATGAAATATACAACAATTGAATTGTTAGGGTCTAAAACTGTCAGTAGCAGAGAAACAATACTGTCTCTCCGCACCTGTTGTGTTCCGGAGAACAGAAAGAAAGAGCTGTCATGCTCACAACATTGTTCTGAGTCTCGtggaggaggtggtgggttAAAACcgcaggggtggcatccaatgtattgctcagtagacgaaagcgtgcagTGCGAACgtaatgcatcctggacaggtcctggtcgtacgtcacagcaaaAGTCAatgcgcacgtgaccttaaagatggcgccGCCCGTGATcagcggccaaaccgtttgtaaacaatggtGTTGGGGTTGTTTCTGTGCGAatttttggatgtctttcggtcacgataattatttttatccgataatcccGAAGCAAAACGCGCAATTTTGcgcataaggcctcgtactgttgacgacttccaaagatgtgatgacgaccgcgcgttaagattcactgagccgatgcgatatacttaaactaaggagaaatggtcTACCATGTtgtggaagaagcaccgcatagtttacgctggcaaaatacgttcatctcttggcgttatgacgaggggaatatgtcggtaagcggcaaacgACGTGTAAagaaagtcacatgacctgaaaatgacgcataatgtaaaaaccccgagactagggaacacgaaggcacagacacaaacacgaagtctcaagagagacttgagacttcgtgtttgtgtctgtcccttcgtgttcagTAGTccgggggtttttacattatgcatcatcttcatcagctcgcttgctacctatagccattttttcattatcaaaatgacgttttctacggcttgcgaccaggacaagatggcagttcgGCCAAAgtcacccgcttgagggtagttacaacaatggtgggtttgtgtcacccctgtggttaAAACATGACCTTGTCTTCTTGTGTGTATTTTCGTATGCTTTTCTTATTTGATACAGATGTTAGCTTATTTGGGGCTGCCTACTGCACGAGTCACCCTATAGCGTCAATTTAAATTTACTGGCGcattagaaaaaaaagaaaaagtggtcATGATAATGCAAGGAGCAAAACCGATCATCAATACCATTGTTTGATCTTGTTTATACAGGTGTTTATACAGGTGGAACACGTCCTGTGGTAATTCCGTATAATCATACTATGTCACACAGGCTTAAAAAGGCGTTTTCGAGGACGGGTGTCAGTGTACTATTTTCGGCCCCGAAAAAGTTACGGAAAGTGGCGGGGCGTCGACCTCGTTCTAAGGGTAGCTCCTCGGAGTGCGAGGTCAGACATATGCGGCAGTTCATACCGTGTGTATCTGGTGTCGTTTATAAGATTCCCTTATCGTGCAGTAGGTGATATGTAGGGCAAACCAGTCGGTGTGTCAATCATAGGTTGAGGGAACACAGTAATGTTAAAAATAAGAGGGAGGGATGGCTGGCCCAACATTGtaacaccccaagcagcacaatgcactgaaagtcgagtgcaataggggtggcctgtatgtgttttatcaatgttctttagtttcacaagccTGTTCAAGaacttccacctacccgtccacccctattgcactcgactttcagtacattgtgcaaCTTGGGACGTGTGGATGTCAAGGGGGTTTTGCGGAGACGGAGTGTATTGGGAGACACAATGACACATTAACCAGGGAGATAATGGAGGCTGCTGAGATAAGCAGAATGGGAATCTATGGAATCTAAATGGAATCTATCAGTTTGTCCATCAAGGAACTTGTCGCTGCCGTGTCCTTAAGAAAACACATATTTTGTTTGCAGGTTGTAACATGAAGAGAGGCACAAAAGCCTGCACGACACCATATCGAGGAGTCTCCTCGAATCCATGTATTGCGCTGTAGTGGTCTTCAAGGCAGACAAATATCTCGTCGTTACGGTGCCAGGTGACTCGGGCTTGGAAAGCACCTTCCGGACGCACTACCTTCCAGGGATATATCCTTCGGCATCGACGTAACCTCATACAGGTGCCTCGCTGCAATGAGCCCTTCGAGTCACACGTAGCGTGCACTGCAGTCAGCTGGGCTATGGCGCGGAAGGCACAGGAAGGCTGCGCGGAGGAAGAGCAGCACAAGTGCATAGTTTGTGCCACAGTACTCCGCGGTGATTATGCATTCAAGAAGCACTTGGAGACTCACAATGAGGTGAGCACGACGTTATGGTTTCGTGCCGAACCGATGTTTTTTCTTGCGAATTCTCAAAAAGAGCATGGAGGTACTCAAAAAAGAAGGGAACAAATACGAGCCCAGGGAGACACGTTTGTACAAGAAGTGCAAGTGCATCGCGCAAGAGAGCGTGGCGGGTCCGAAAAGTTAGCGCGCTACGCGTCGTCTTTTCTCTCTCCCCTTTTCTTGCGGATGTATTTGGCGTATCCCGTCCGCGTCTCGCACAGCGCAGTCGACCGATCACTTTGACCCACGCTGTAGCAATCTATTATCGGCAGCCAATAAGAGCGCTCGTAAGACCTGACGTCACAAATAGCCAGTAGGAGCTGCGAGAGGTCGACGCCGCTGCGCGCATTCTTGTACGAAGTGCCATCCACGTGTGTGGCATCCATCGCGATTAACGTGTATATTCGACGCTTGTTAAGCTCGGGACAATATGATTTTGGGTCAACAAACCCATCAATTCTTTTTTTGTTGCACTTCAAGTGTTTTGGGTGCTGGGAACTAGCTAAGCTGGCTGTagcttttctttttcagttttccCCATCAAATATTATTTGAGGAAATAAGCATTCAATTCATTCAATTCAGCTTGATTTGTTTATATTCGGGCCGGTTTAGGATTTGCCCCGATGACCAAATCAGAAGAATAAGGCAAGCTAGCCAGTGTGAAGCACCTGAGGTCTGACTGCTGTTCTGTGTGCCTGTCCCTAAGTAGGTTCCTCATAATTTATGAACAGCTCGCTTTATGCCGTCTAATTTACTTGTAGCCCATGGTGAGGGCTTCTGTTTCCAACATAAAACTGAATTATAATTTTTACTTGAACTGAATTGAACTGGGCTTAACGTAACGGAATTCCAGGGCGCAGTCAGTGAAACGCAAAACAACAATCGCAGCACATAATCTCCATGGTGATACACCTAAGTTACATACAGGAGCGCTTTATCCATAAACCTAAGCACGGAGTGGTGTTGGAAAAATATGGGAGGTGGGCATTGCGTAGTGACTGCTTAACGTATCATTATAGTGatatgtgtctaaagctgaaatagcaTGCCCGGCCCCTCCCGGCGGGGGATGCACCGGTAAAATGTTATGGGGATTGGGGTGTAGGGGGTGCTGAGGGTGCCTGGGTAAATCACTGGAAGAAGCAGAACAGCTCAAAACGGAAAAACAGTCAAATACATGAAAGCCGCTCAAACACGCTGCATCTCATACCACTTGAGTTGTTGCGTGTCTATCCTGTCCGTGtttatgtatacagggtgtttgctctgaCGTGTCCAGAAAATATATTtgaagcgagcgataaaagaaacgCAAGTGGCACTTTTCTGCTacgtgagtaagaaacaggtgctgcttcACCTGTTCCGTATTCAAGTTGCTGAAAACTAttgctcgtttctcttttatcgctcgctttaagtAACATTTCTGAACACGTTAatgcaaacaccctgtatatattta contains:
- the LOC135397061 gene encoding protease inhibitor 1-like, with the protein product MRVIFLFLFIGAIPARSRRNQDSEGGDICNLSGRPRGSCRERHRLYYYTRGKCRAFTFRGCMNEGGRNKFETLEACQRTCMAPLASVCKVREPRNCGGRRQRTRYYFNTARGQCMQFQTNCSASRDANNFRRLRDCTKTCAG